The nucleotide window ACCAATCATAACTAGGGGTGATGTGACGTGGTGAGGTCACAAAGACAACCGACAGATTTCAATCACTGACGAGAATGCAAAACCGAGACACTGCCTGTAAACGGGCAGCGTGAGCACATTTGCTGCAATAACAGGCAAATAACGCATCCCAGTTCTAACATATCAGTACAACATGCAGGCGAGTCAGTGCCCCAGAAAGTGGTACCTTAGACGGCTGCGTGCTGTGGGGGTGACGGAGGcggtgggggaggaggaggacagggagAGCGGGGAGGAGGCAGCACTCATAGCCATCAGGGAGGTTGAGGAGGCGTCTGGGGCAGACATGTCCCTCTTTATCTCCTCACTGCTCCGGCGGGACACTGCTCAGTGGGGGACACAATTATAgacccttttgttttgttttgttttgtttttaaactaaactaatGACTGAGTTAGTTTTAAACAAGTTCTTATAAGCTTATCTAGCATCTCTTACCTGATATTGCCTTGGTGGAGTCCATGTTGGAGACCCTCTGGAGGACAGCCGCAGGCCGGCTAGCCGAGGTTCCCCTGAGAAGGTGCTCAGCTGTGGATACATCACAGGATTTACATCACATGTATAGCGAGTGTGTTTCTATAAGGGGCTTCTTCTGAAATTAGAAAACAGGGTCAGCAATGAGCCACATTCCAGCCTCTCTGAGCTCAGGGAATACCGGACGAACGAGGCTGCTTTGCTCAGcaagaaaacaataaatcagaGAAAAATACACAGAACATTGGAGGCTATGGCCAAGTCTGCACGTTCACATAAAACACTTGAACCCGTTACTGGTGAGAACAAAACTGTGGGAAATTCTACACTATCTGGTGGTTCATCATTCCCTCTTATCATCCACTCTAGTGTTTTGATTAACTAGAACATGAAGTCAACATACAGTAAACCTGCTAACTCACAACTCCAGGCCTCTGGGGAGAAGCTGTCATGTTATTTCCCATGATAGAGGGGAGGCCCATGCCTGTTAATCGTTAAGTTCACTGGAACGGAGGTATAGAAGAAGATGGAGGACTCTGGCATTTCCTGTGTGTGACCCATATTTAACAGTACATTATTCTGCCCCTTTACACATTTATTCCAACATTTATGGGAATAACAGTTCtaaaaacaaggaaactgtcCTTATTAATACAACATAGGAAGTGTATTGAAGTGATCCCTGGGGCAGGTGCCTCACCTGGCATGGTGATGTCTGTGTAGCTGGGCCTCTTATCGCTCAGGGAGGAGAGCGGCTTGGCTGCTGACATAGAGCCAGATACGGAGTGTCTCtgaaacagcaaaataataacaactttTGCAATTATCCTACACATAAAGAAAATTTTCTccgtctttttttcttctttagagTCAAGAGTTTTTGATCCAGCTTGGTTAAAACCTTGTAATTGTTACAAACTAAATTGTACATCCATCCCTCTAACTTTAATATGATTTAAAATTAGTATGTAACTATATTcatgtctttttaaatcatgttatttgttGATAGTacattttcctttccttccaTGTCAATCCTCATGAAATGCCTTGGGTGGCTTTTAATGAAGTCTAGTGAAGTCAATAAAGCCAATAAAGATCTTTTCCTAACGGatcactacaaaataaaactggtaAGGTAACACCATAGAAACATATCCATCCAAAGCCTTTCCTCCTGTACCTGTATGGGTGAAACAGCAGCTGCTGGTGGCGTCTTCATGGGACTGGGGCTGAGGGGGGTGCGTGGCAGCGGAGCAGCCGAGGCTGTTGGAGTCACAGAGGCACTGCCATTGGAGGGTGGACCTAAGTTAGGAGTGGAAAGGAACCGAAACATACAGCTCAGTTCAGACCTGCTCTGCACAGGTAACCAAATACACTCCCCTCATGTTATGAACTGTGTCAAGCCTAGAACAGACATATTATGTATAATGTTATGTGAGGACGGTAAGTGAGGAAGGTGGATAAAGGGAAAAGGAAAGTTTTCCCAGATAGGGGGAGGCCCATGCCTGTTACAAATTCACGGGAAATGGGGTTAGAAGAAATGGAGACTCGGGCTTTCCTGTGTGACCCCTATTTAACAGTACTTTATCTGCCCCTTTACACATTTATTCAACATTTATGGGAATAACTTCTAAAAACAAGAAACTGTCCTtattaaggcaaggcaaggcagctttatttgtatgcaCATTCCGCAACGGGCAATTCAATGTGCTTTACCCCAAAACccttaaacagataaacacaaagtaaaaaaacatttaaaatcacaaaGCATTAAAACCGTAAAACCATGAATAGActtttaaaacaaagagaaacataaacacaagaataaaatttacagtcgcataagaatttaaagaaatgattagtcctTTAAAGAGGCAGAAATCAAAAAAAGGTCttaccttgatttaaaagaactgaagTACAGCGATCTACAGTTTTCTGGAGTTTATCCAGTAGGGAGGAGCATAGAACTGAAgcgcttcaccctgtttagttctgactcggGACAGAAGcgcctgtcccagatgacctgatgGTCTGGGTGGTTCTAGTGTAGGACCGACACAATAATTTGGACCTAACCCCTTCTATGATTTAttaactagcaagagtacttttgaaatcaattctttggaccgggaagccagtgtaaagacttccaGAACGGAGGGATGTGAGCCATCTTTTGTCTTAGTGGGGACTCAGCACACGTTCTAAAccgctgcagctgtctgattgatttttagggagacctgtaaagaccccgttacagtagtcaagtctactgaagataaagcatggacaagtttttccaaatccttttTGACACATAGTCCTTTACcttgatattttttaaaggtgatagtagctgactttgtaattgtcttaatggggctgttaaagttcaggtctgagtccatgactacaccaagatttctggctttgtcttttgtttttaaacccatggttgtttgaagctgagcgcagatttttaatctttccctctcttgctccaaaaaaacccacctcatttttttccttcattaatttcAGAATTTCTGGCACACCCACCTTtaaatttgttcgatgcacttagtccaTTTTGTATTGACTATAGCCCCCCTttgcgataaggttatgtaaatttgtgtgtcgtccgcataactatggtaacttattttgtttttctccataatctgagccagtggaacaTGTAGATGTTAACAAAAAGGGCCCCAGAATGGACCctttgcggaactccgcacgtcatatttgtacgctcagatgcataattacctatagacacaaagtaatccctattctttaggtagggtTCAAACCACTTTAGTACTGAGCcaaaaggccaacgcagttttccatcGGTCTAGTATTTTGTCGTGGTCGCCGTgtcaatgcagcactgagatcaagtatactaaattgaaattttgccattacgTGTTTAAGTTGGATGTCATAAaaactttgacaagagccgtttcatgCTGTGGGGGTGGTCGGAACccactgaaaggtatcaaaactgttgcttagtgacaaaaatgttttagtttttgaaagactactttttcaaaagattttacTTAAACGGGAAAGGTTTGATATTTGGGCccatagttgctcattagtgacttgtctaggttgttttttttaaaagtgctgattacgcagttttcagggcctgtgaaAGATACCTGAAAAAAGAGATGTGTTTTACAATCTGTAAATCAAAGTTCAAACAAATTTGGGTTAATTAATACAACATAGAATGTATTGAATGATCCCTGGGGCTGGTGCCTCACCTGGCATGGTGATGTCTGTGTAGCTGGGCCTCTTGTCGCTCAGGGAGGAGAGCGGCTTGGCTGCTGACATAGAGCCGATACGGATGTCTCTGAAACggcaaaataaacacttttgcaATTATCATACACTAAAGAACATTTTCTCTCcgtcttttttcttcttctttagagTCAAGAGTTTTGATCCAGCTTGGTTAAAACCTTGTAATTGTTACAAACTAAATTGTACTCCATTCCCTCTAACTTAATATGATTTAAAATTAGTATGTAACTAATTTCATGTCTtttaaatcatgttatttttttgatagtacattttcctttccttccaTGTCAATCCTCATGAAATGCCTTGGGTGGCTTTTATGAAGTCTAGTGAAGTCAATAAAGCCAATAAGATCTTTTCCTAACAGATCACTACAAAATAAACTGGTAAGGTAACACCATAGAAACATATCCATCCAAAGCCTTTCTTCCTGTACCTGTATGGGTGAAACAGCAGCTGCTGTGGCGTCTTCATGGGACTGGGCTGAGGGGGGTGCGTGGCAGCGGAGCAGCCGAGGCTGTTTGGAGTCACAGAGGCACTGCCATTGGAGGGTGGACCTAAGTTAGGAGTGGAAAGAACCGAAACATACAGCTCATTTTCAGACCTGCTCTGCACGGGTAACCAAATACACTCCCCTCATGTTATGACTGTGTCAAGCCTAGAACAGACTATTATGTATAAATGTTATGTGAGGACGGTAAGTGGGAAAGGTGGTAAGGGAAAAGggaaagtttttaaaaagtgaggGAAGTGGAGCATATTGTTATTGTGTAGCACCTTGTGACGCACTGTCGAAGCTTTTGATGAGTGTTTTGACGGTCGGCGAGGGCTCTGAGGAGGTGGAGGATCGCCGGCTGAGACCCATTCCCTGCCTGAGAGCAGCCAGGTCCCTCTCCACTGCATTCATGTAGTTATACACTCGGCCTCTCTCCTCATCCTGCCTGGGAAACACACAGTACTCTACTCAGTATACTACTCAGTATGCACCCTCAGAGCTCCTCAATTTCTACATTAACACATTAATATTCAACTATTATTCCAAACATGACAATATTAGATGCATTATATATCTAATACAATATATTTAGATACAGGTCATCATATTCCATTTGGATATTCAgaataaggccttttttttctgaatttcgAATATGCGTCTCAAACGGGGGATTTACTGCAGTTTACGGCCCCTGCCTGTTTATGGCCTACAGATTTGTGTGTTCAGTGTTGCTATGGTTTTTTGTACACAAACCAAACAGTTTGCAGGGCTGCGATATGCATGCTCAAAAGAATGaatttatgaaagaaaattggatatcaacaggttttttaGGATATCAACAAACATTGAAACGCCCAAATTTTCAAGAAGGTGGTTTAAGGAATGAAATACGGAGGCTGTGTTCACACAATCTGCCGCCGGTGGAAAACTTTTGCACAGCTGCATGTAaacgggaatattagtggaacATCCATTTTCATTAGTCAGGTAAACAGCTAAGTCGGAAAATTGTCTTTTTGGAAGAAGGGAAAAAGACGGAATATTGTGTGCATTTAAAATGAGTAAATATGGTTTGAGAATGGGACAATTATTCAGGGGCTTATATCATGTTGTAGGGACATTTATGCTGAAATTGTCattgaaaataaatcatttgttCTGTGACTGTGGGCTGTCACCAACGATAAATGAATGCTACCCTGCTACTGAGCACCCAGAATCATAATTTAAATAAGCAAACTTTAATCTACCCTCGTTTTGTTTACAAACATAAGACAGACGATGTCAGCGTGACCGCTGCAGCTCTTCTAAACATCTCTCTGCAGCTTTCTGCGGCTCTTACTTGCGGCTCTTGACCTCGTCCAGCTCCTTGCACAGCTTCTCGTTCTTCTCCTGGGTTTCCTGCAGCCGGCGCCGCAAGTCCCCGATCTCCTCCTGTGCTTCAGACTTGATGTCATTAGCAATGACAACAGCTGTCTGCAGATCGGCCTGGAACTGACGCCACTCCATTGACTCCTCCTACACCACACACGCAGATGGTGGGAGAAAGGAGAATGATGGCTAAGCAATCATCCCTGATGGACAACATGTCCCACCCCATACAGGACActctagtctcactttgccagagcTTCCTCCAAAGCACCCTTAagaagggtctggctactccacatagcattcgaGGATGGgagctctggtttaatggcatttcttttaaccaatcagaatcatcagGGGCGGTGCTAAATTCTGTACAGAGCTTCTGTAAAATAGTCAttcaagagaaaactcagattggacagattgcctagctagctgtctcagtTTAACATGCAGACATCTGAGGagtcatagtcctcagaaatccaccaaatttaaaattttaacacAATGAAGGAAACAGATAATACATGCATCTGGTGAAAtgtcctgcagcaccggagcattcccagaagtggaacacaaaggatatagactaagGACACTGACAGCCCTAAAAAGATCCTTCAGCGACAGGCTGCTTGCCCTGCATGGTGTGAAGGAGAAACACTGCAGTTTGTCCTTCCTGCTGCTGTCAAGACTTTATAATCAACACTCCAAGTAGACCACACATATCATAACTCTCATGTGCAATATCAATGTAcacctagtctatatccacgacgtttcatttccgggattgctctgttgcctcCGTAAATTTAACCTTATGTCTTTTAAGGCcaatgtccgttaccttccactttttttgtgtttgaatttCAAACTCCGATGGATTTATTAGGACTatgattaactgctcctcagatctctgcagggtaaatccagacagctagctagactatctgtccaatatgaGATTTtggttgcacgactaaaacaacttttaaacatacacattctaccaaaacaagttctattcccgaggctattttgcagcagcaccgggGCCCTGTGCGGGCACCTAGTCCCACCATGACGATtgtcattggtttaaagaaatgccaataaaccagagcacgtttttctcccatcctggaatgctgtatGAACTAGCCAGACCATCCTCCGCTGCACTGGATATATTGTGTATCCACCCCATGATTCAAATctgctttaaaatgtaatgggttcttccttggcccatgctacactcttccaccaagtttcataaAAATCAGctcagtgttttttctctgaTCCTGCCAACAAGCAAACCAAAAACATTACCTCCTTGGCGAAGGTAACAAAGAGCTGTATGCAAATTTTATTTGACCCTAGTCTATCCCAGTCTGTCCTGGTCCTCACATAGCTCACTGCCCCCTTGCTGCACTCTTACCCTCAGCCTGCGGTGCAGAATCTTAATCTCTCTTTCCATGTCGTGCTTCTGGTCCTGCAGCTTCTTCAGAGAGTCTGAAATAGGAAGCAAATACATGTTGGTCtaacacacattttacaacaGTTATGCTGAAGATTCAGACTAAGAGTTTGACAAACACTTGATAATGGGATTATTATGGCAATGGATAGCTTAATACAGTAGATGTTGGTTTTGGTTTCACAGTCGGGATCAACGGAAGTACGTTGCCAGGATAAGGCTGACAAGGCTTTGCCCCTGCAAAACAAGAACACCCTTGGAGCTACTAAGCTAACATTACGCACTGAACATGAAAGGAAAATTCTTTAGGAAAAGGATTGAAtgacaaagaatatgtttgcGTAATTTACTATTTAACTGGGAcatttgggaccgattggtggggaCCGGAGTGGATTGCTCTAGACAAAGTACACATGGCAATAAACTGTTGAGAGCAAATTCACTTTAACTATGTAACCAGCTTATTTAAATAGCGGACGTTACTCTAGATAACTCTGTTAACTTAATTTAGTATTatgtgatgttttctttttagctGCAAATCCTGTATGCAAATGACTCTGTATCCAAAAACTTGGTGCCGGCCAAGatgattatgattggtttatagaaatgcaaacaacccagagcgttctATACTCCTATCctagaatgtatgtgtggtattTCATCGTCTTGGATTATTGAGGCTCACTGAACATAACGTATATCAAAATGCCTGCATGATGTTCCAGGTTGTTCACAGGTTAAACGGCCGGTTATGTGAGCTTGTCCCAATCAGTTGTCCCCTGTACACTTATGATACAAGGGGAAAATACTGAATTACTGGTAAAAAACGTCGGTTAAAATGTACGAGCCTGAGTATAGTTTGTAGGGGACCGCAGAATTGGAACGAGCTTGAGGAAAACTTAAAATTGTTGCAATCTGTCTCCATCTTTAAAAAACGTGTCAAGGAAAAATTACTTTCTTCACATTGTTGATCATTTTGTAAATGCTACAATTTGTGCTGggattatttatttgttgtttgggttttgtttgttttgttcgtccatggtaaattgagttttggagttttgttaattattgtatgtttattgtttcctctgaaaagcttttagtagcttatttggggttccccatTTCATGCGTCCTGTATATGATTGTTGTGCCTCATGGAATTTTGTTTGACTGTACAGtgatgacgtgtgaaataaaaacgaaACAAACGAAACATAAAGCCAGcccttactccacagcactcCACAGTAGagacaggtctggcaatgtgagacagCCTGTTCAAATAGGTATATAAAcctactagccagtcaaagtCTGACTTGTACAATGAGTTTACACTGTTCTGTCCAGCCCACTTACTCTCCAGGTCTGTGATGATGAGGTTGTCGTGGAGCTTGAGAGCTCGGTGCTGCTCCACCTCATCCTCCAGCTCAAAGATGGTTTCCTTCATGTCTGCGATTTCAGTGTCTTTCTCCTGCAGCTCCGCACGCTGCTTCTCCAGCACGCGCTCCTGCTCGGCCATCTGCTGCTGCACCTGCTCCTGGAAGTCTCTGTACTCCCTGTCCAGCTGCACACACATAGGAAGAGGGCTATCCTTTATTTCTATAACAAGCCATGAAGTAGTTAGCGGACTTAATGTGCAACAAAGCTCCAACAGTGTCATACAGTAATTTATAGAGACATATCGACACAGTTATCCTCTGTCTAGGGGTACGTTGGCTAGGTGCTAAGTGGGAATGCGTACCACGTCTTACTAAAGGTGGACTCTGGAGACCTGACAGCTGAATGTGACATTTTCAAGATTAAATCTGGCTCTGCACTATAAACGGGAACTCATTTTGGTGACCCAAAAACGCTTACATCCGTGTTCTTGCAGCCTAGAATAGGTTTTTTTTAAGGTCAAACGCATCAAATTATCGTTTTATTCCTTCAGGAAATAGATGTCCTCCGGTTATACAtctcaaaatctaaaaaaatttGAACTAACCTTACTGAAAGACTCCTGCAGCCGAGTGAGCTCACTGCGGGCTTGTTCCAGCTCCTTCTGCAACTTGGCCGCCTTGGCCTCCGCCTCTTCTTTCCCCTGATGTACTCCTTCCAACAGTTGGCAGATGTCGTTTTTGTCCCCTGCGGTGTGAAGAGAGTACAGCTCGGCAACCCTCTGCCTCTCCTGGTCTAGCTGGGTCCTGCAGCGGCTCAGCTCCGCCTGGTCACTGCTCACCGCTGCCTTGTACTCCTCGAGTGCCGCCCCCATGGCGGCTCGACCCTGTCTTTCGGACTCCATGATGCGCTCCATCTGGTGGTTCCTCTCTTTTAGCGCTCCGATCATCTCCTGGGCCTCGGCGTTGTCCTGCTCGGCCATCTTCAGTGTGTTGGACAGATGTTGTTGAACCCCCAGCAGCTGTTCTCTCTCAAAGCGGGCGTTGTCTGCCAATTCTCCGTAGCGCTGCTCCAGCTCCAAGTAGCGGCCACTCTTGATGTCCTCCTCTAGTCCGTACGATATGTGATGATCGTCCAGCAGAGAGCGCAGATACTCAATCTGTCGCCCATACAGCTCCAGCTTGTCGCTCTGTTGGCACAAGGAGTCCATGAGGATGACCTTCTCTTCGCCCAGCCGCTCGTTCTCTCCGTTCAGCTCCTGGGTGATTTGCTGCAGGTCTGCCAGCTCCTGCAGCGTGGCCTGGAGCTCCTCGGCGGTGCTGTGCTGGTTCTCCTCCATCTGGTGGATGCGCTCCGTCAGACAGGCCACTGACACCTCGCTGGCGTTGCCGCTGCTGCCCCGCCGCGAGCGATCCCTGCTGGGGGCGCACTCTGATTCAGATGACGAAGAAGCTCCGGAAGGGGCGTCCAGAGCATCGTCGCTGGAGGTGACAGCCTGGTAGACCTCGCTGGATTCACTGTCCAGGTTGTCTGCTGAGCCTCCGTGCTGGTGTCCTGTCAGTAAGGGTGTGTAAATCACATACCATATAATATTGATTATTGGGACACCGACAGAATATTTACTGATATCTTAAAGATACAAACTTGATTCCATTCAATTCAGCGGCGTGCGATTGACAacttttcttaaagtaatggctatgttcagaaaatggTGCTGTCCAGTGTCTTTTGCGCACAGAGAATCTAGCattgcgt belongs to Etheostoma spectabile isolate EspeVRDwgs_2016 chromosome 5, UIUC_Espe_1.0, whole genome shotgun sequence and includes:
- the LOC116689299 gene encoding cytospin-A isoform X1, with the translated sequence MKKSVRPAASKVSGDRGKAEATATAGTGKPAPKTSTTAPLSKVKSNDDLLAAMAGGNPASSNAVSRTKRTATVGTNACSLDSKPKTTSGTSFKRTTASISKEPNSSRDRLRTSRTSANKKQLVSGTTAGDVASGKRSRSHILAESDGRMSKSKSEGQISDKVALETKVKDLLGLAKSKDVEILHLRSELRDMRAQLGLGGKEAAQQEEAAEEEEEEEEEEEKKPQVSAITAADVESTLILLQEQNHAIREELNLLKSENRMLKDRLNALGFSLEQRLDASDKLFTYASLSPDLTAGSGQSDGGGTGTLTSSVEGSAPGSLEDLLTGHQHGGSADNLDSESSEVYQAVTSSDDALDAPSGASSSSESECAPSRDRSRRGSSGNASEVSVACLTERIHQMEENQHSTAEELQATLQELADLQQITQELNGENERLGEEKVILMDSLCQQSDKLELYGRQIEYLRSLLDDHHISYGLEEDIKSGRYLELEQRYGELADNARFEREQLLGVQQHLSNTLKMAEQDNAEAQEMIGALKERNHQMERIMESERQGRAAMGAALEEYKAAVSSDQAELSRCRTQLDQERQRVAELYSLHTAGDKNDICQLLEGVHQGKEEAEAKAAKLQKELEQARSELTRLQESFSKLDREYRDFQEQVQQQMAEQERVLEKQRAELQEKDTEIADMKETIFELEDEVEQHRALKLHDNLIITDLENSLKKLQDQKHDMEREIKILHRRLREESMEWRQFQADLQTAVVIANDIKSEAQEEIGDLRRRLQETQEKNEKLCKELDEVKSRKQDEERGRVYNYMNAVERDLAALRQGMGLSRRSSTSSEPSPTVKTLIKSFDSASQGPPSNGSASVTPTASAAPLPRTPLSPSPMKTPPAAAVSPIQRHSVSGSMSAAKPLSSLSDKRPSYTDITMPAEHLLRGTSASRPAAVLQRVSNMDSTKAISVSRRSSEEIKRDMSAPDASSTSLMAMSAASSPLSLSSSSPTASVTPTARSRLREERKDPLSALAREYGGSKRNALLKWCQKKTEGYQNIDITNFSSSWNDGLAFCAVLHTYLPAHIPYQELTSQEKRRNFTLAFQAAESVGIKCTLDINEMVHTERPDWQSVMTYVTAIYKYFET
- the LOC116689299 gene encoding cytospin-A isoform X2, yielding MKKSVRPAASKVSGDRGKAEATATAGTGKPAPKTSTTAPLSKVKSNDDLLAAMAGGNPASSNAVSRTKRTATVGTNACSLDSKPKTTSGTSFKRTTASISKEPNSSRDRLRTSRTSANKKQLVSGTTAGDVASGKRSRSHILAESDGRMSKSKSEGQISDKVALETKVKDLLGLAKSKDVEILHLRSELRDMRAQLGLGGKEAAQQEEAAEEEEEEEEEEEKKPQVSAITAADVESTLILLQEQNHAIREELNLLKSENRMLKDRLNALGFSLEQRLDASDKLFTYASLSPDLTAGSGQSDGGGTGTLTSSVEGSAPGSLEDLLTGHQHGGSADNLDSESSEVYQAVTSSDDALDAPSGASSSSESECAPSRDRSRRGSSGNASEVSVACLTERIHQMEENQHSTAEELQATLQELADLQQITQELNGENERLGEEKVILMDSLCQQSDKLELYGRQIEYLRSLLDDHHISYGLEEDIKSGRYLELEQRYGELADNARFEREQLLGVQQHLSNTLKMAEQDNAEAQEMIGALKERNHQMERIMESERQGRAAMGAALEEYKAAVSSDQAELSRCRTQLDQERQRVAELYSLHTAGDKNDICQLLEGVHQGKEEAEAKAAKLQKELEQARSELTRLQESFSKLDREYRDFQEQVQQQMAEQERVLEKQRAELQEKDTEIADMKETIFELEDEVEQHRALKLHDNLIITDLENSLKKLQDQKHDMEREIKILHRRLREESMEWRQFQADLQTAVVIANDIKSEAQEEIGDLRRRLQETQEKNEKLCKELDEVKSRKQDEERGRVYNYMNAVERDLAALRQGMGLSRRSSTSSEPSPTVKTLIKSFDSPPSNGSASVTPTASAAPLPRTPLSPSPMKTPPAAAVSPIQRHSVSGSMSAAKPLSSLSDKRPSYTDITMPAEHLLRGTSASRPAAVLQRVSNMDSTKAISVSRRSSEEIKRDMSAPDASSTSLMAMSAASSPLSLSSSSPTASVTPTARSRLREERKDPLSALAREYGGSKRNALLKWCQKKTEGYQNIDITNFSSSWNDGLAFCAVLHTYLPAHIPYQELTSQEKRRNFTLAFQAAESVGIKCTLDINEMVHTERPDWQSVMTYVTAIYKYFET